One region of Desulfuromonas sp. genomic DNA includes:
- a CDS encoding DoxX family protein: MKRSGRLSYHLCRVILGAFFIYAGSLKISDAPAFAGQIAAYQILPYQWNYVAAAVLPWIELLCGLLLLMNRKVRPAALVVGVLSIVFMVALSTVIYRGLNIDCGCFGPNVHSTPQQALLRNVLILALAHFVFHLRNKYSKKELKGSR, translated from the coding sequence ATGAAACGGAGCGGCCGGCTCTCTTACCATCTCTGCCGGGTCATTCTCGGCGCCTTCTTTATTTATGCCGGGAGTCTGAAGATCAGCGATGCTCCGGCCTTTGCCGGCCAGATCGCGGCCTACCAGATTCTGCCGTACCAGTGGAATTATGTTGCGGCTGCAGTCTTACCGTGGATTGAGCTGCTTTGCGGGCTGCTCCTGCTGATGAACCGCAAGGTTCGACCGGCGGCACTCGTTGTTGGTGTGCTCAGTATTGTTTTCATGGTTGCCCTGTCAACGGTGATCTATCGTGGCTTGAATATTGACTGCGGATGTTTCGGCCCCAACGTACACTCGACTCCACAGCAGGCGTTGTTGCGCAATGTCCTGATTCTGGCGCTGGCGCATTTCGTTTTTCATTTGCGCAATAAGTATTCGAAAAAGGAATTGAAAGGCAGTAGATAG
- a CDS encoding lysine 2,3-aminomutase yields the protein MEPWQQQLKTSLTEPLSLASRLNLDVGDVRAVAEKYPVQLTPYLLELLADRTHPFWKQFVPDPAELADDVASEDPLAEQEKSPVPAVVHRYPGRVLLLAANSCAAYCRFCTRKRRVGNRDQSLSFGQVLDGIDYVADHPEVNEVILSGGDPLTMNDGLLRELLDRLRRIQHVEIIRIATRMPAVLPERVTESFAAMLRTFQPIYLTTHFNHPAELTPAAVEACRRLADAGIPLANQTVLLQGVNDDIESLSQLCLQLLKIRVRPYYLHQLDSVRGTGHFRVSLARGVDLIGQLRQQVSGLAMPHYIVDSPGGHGKVELLPENVLARGDRQWVLRAPDGTSVTVQSEGD from the coding sequence ATGGAACCCTGGCAACAACAACTCAAGACTTCCCTCACCGAGCCGCTGTCGCTGGCCAGTAGGCTGAATCTCGATGTTGGTGACGTCAGGGCCGTCGCCGAAAAATACCCGGTGCAGCTGACGCCCTACCTGCTCGAACTTTTAGCCGACCGGACCCATCCGTTCTGGAAGCAGTTCGTTCCCGATCCGGCCGAACTGGCCGATGATGTGGCGTCGGAGGATCCGTTGGCGGAGCAGGAAAAGTCACCGGTGCCGGCTGTTGTTCACCGCTACCCGGGCCGGGTTCTGCTGCTGGCGGCGAACAGCTGCGCTGCCTATTGTCGATTCTGCACCCGCAAGCGCCGGGTGGGCAATCGCGACCAATCATTGTCGTTCGGCCAGGTCCTGGATGGTATCGACTATGTCGCCGACCACCCGGAAGTTAATGAAGTCATTCTCTCCGGCGGCGACCCCCTGACGATGAATGATGGCCTGCTCCGGGAGCTTCTCGATCGGCTACGTCGAATTCAACATGTTGAAATCATCCGGATTGCAACCCGCATGCCGGCGGTGTTGCCGGAGCGGGTCACCGAGTCGTTTGCGGCGATGCTCCGGACGTTTCAGCCGATTTACCTGACGACCCATTTCAACCATCCGGCCGAGCTGACGCCGGCTGCGGTCGAAGCCTGCCGGCGCCTGGCCGATGCCGGGATCCCGCTGGCCAACCAGACGGTCTTGTTGCAAGGGGTCAACGACGATATTGAAAGTCTCAGCCAGCTTTGTCTTCAGCTCCTGAAAATACGGGTCCGCCCGTATTATCTGCATCAGCTCGATTCGGTTCGCGGAACCGGCCATTTCCGGGTATCATTGGCAAGAGGGGTTGATTTGATCGGGCAGTTGCGTCAACAGGTCTCCGGATTGGCCATGCCGCATTATATTGTCGATTCACCCGGCGGTCATGGCAAGGTCGAACTGCTACCGGAAAATGTTCTGGCCAGAGGCGACAGACAATGGGTTTTGCGGGCTCCCGACGGAACTTCGGTGACCGTACAGAGCGAAGGAGATTGA
- a CDS encoding threonine aldolase → MEPTLHKHGRRNQFASDNYAGICPEAWQAMQEANHGFSNSYGDDLWTEKACNALREFFDFECQVFFVFNGTAANSLALASLCRSYHSILCHELAHIETDECGAPEFFSNGTKVLLVPGADGKVDLEAVANTVTRRADIHYPKPKVLSITQATELGGVYISEELQAIKAIAEEYDLRVHMDGARFANAVASLDAEPKEITWQAGVDVLTFGGAKNGMAVGEAVVFFNNDLAEEFDYRCKQAGQLASKMRYLSAPWYGLLKDGALLRHAAHANRMARELAEDLSSIPGIEIVHPVKANAVFVRMPEYLLESVLARGWYFYTFIGTGEARLMCSWQTSEEDIAELVSDLRELVQG, encoded by the coding sequence ATGGAACCGACACTGCACAAGCATGGTCGCCGCAACCAGTTCGCCAGCGATAATTACGCCGGAATATGTCCGGAGGCCTGGCAGGCGATGCAGGAAGCGAATCACGGCTTCTCGAATTCCTACGGCGACGATCTCTGGACGGAAAAAGCCTGTAATGCCTTGCGTGAATTTTTTGATTTCGAGTGCCAGGTCTTCTTTGTCTTTAACGGCACGGCGGCCAACTCGCTCGCCCTGGCCTCGCTCTGTCGTTCCTATCACAGTATCCTCTGTCACGAACTGGCGCATATCGAGACCGACGAATGCGGCGCTCCCGAATTTTTTTCCAACGGCACCAAGGTTCTTCTGGTTCCGGGCGCTGATGGCAAGGTTGATCTCGAGGCGGTAGCCAATACCGTGACCCGCCGGGCCGACATCCATTATCCGAAGCCGAAGGTTCTGTCGATCACCCAGGCGACCGAACTCGGTGGTGTTTACATTTCGGAAGAATTGCAGGCGATTAAGGCGATTGCCGAAGAATACGATCTCAGGGTTCATATGGACGGAGCCCGCTTTGCCAACGCAGTCGCTTCGCTTGATGCCGAACCGAAAGAGATCACCTGGCAGGCCGGTGTCGACGTGTTGACCTTTGGTGGCGCAAAAAACGGGATGGCAGTTGGTGAAGCCGTGGTCTTCTTTAATAACGACCTGGCCGAAGAGTTCGACTATCGCTGCAAGCAGGCGGGGCAGCTCGCTTCGAAGATGCGATACCTGTCGGCGCCATGGTATGGATTGTTGAAGGATGGGGCGCTGCTTCGGCATGCCGCTCACGCCAATCGGATGGCCCGTGAACTGGCCGAGGATCTGAGCTCGATCCCGGGAATTGAAATCGTACACCCGGTTAAGGCCAATGCCGTCTTTGTCCGGATGCCGGAATATCTGCTTGAATCAGTGCTTGCCCGAGGCTGGTATTTCTATACCTTTATCGGCACCGGTGAGGCCCGCCTGATGTGCTCCTGGCAAACCTCGGAAGAGGATATCGCCGAGCTGGTCAGTGACCTGCGTGAGCTGGTGCAGGGATGA
- a CDS encoding GNAT family N-acetyltransferase, producing the protein MTMIVDVETPEQLAAARQIFRDYAASLDIDLEFQGFSSEVAALPGEYAPPTGALLLAVEEGECLGCVALRKLEEGVCEMKRLYVAEAGRGHGLGLKLAEAIIVRACELGYDKMRLDTLATMTEARALYASLGFRPVEPYCHNPLPGAEFYELEL; encoded by the coding sequence ATGACGATGATTGTTGATGTCGAAACGCCTGAACAGCTTGCTGCCGCGCGCCAGATTTTTCGTGATTATGCCGCATCGCTCGATATCGACCTTGAGTTCCAGGGATTCAGTTCCGAGGTCGCTGCGTTGCCGGGTGAATATGCGCCGCCGACCGGGGCGTTGCTGCTGGCGGTAGAAGAGGGCGAATGTCTCGGCTGTGTCGCCTTGCGTAAACTCGAAGAGGGCGTCTGCGAGATGAAGCGGCTATATGTCGCCGAAGCGGGTCGGGGGCACGGTCTCGGTCTCAAACTGGCCGAAGCGATCATTGTCCGGGCCTGTGAGCTCGGCTATGATAAAATGCGCCTCGATACATTGGCAACGATGACCGAAGCGCGGGCGCTCTATGCATCGCTCGGCTTCCGACCGGTGGAACCGTACTGTCACAATCCCCTGCCCGGAGCCGAGTTCTATGAGCTTGAACTCTGA
- a CDS encoding EF-P lysine aminoacylase GenX, translated as MVDLNWALARKQELLAERARIIQAIRAFFVESGFLEVETPHRISANAPEPHIDAVACGEQWLQTSPELAMKRLLAAGYGDIFQICRVWREHERGARHLPEFTMLEWYRPHADYLKLMDDCEQLLLRLVPAQKIIWQQQEIDLAPPWPRLTVDEAFKRYAACSATEALQENRFEEILTADVEPALAPQPLFLIDYPAPLAALARTKPGNPQVAERCELYIGGLELANGFSELTDPGEQRSRFEKDEAERRRTGKTPNPLPEKFLEELYNMPQSAGIALGIDRLVMLITDSSDINDVVAFPDESL; from the coding sequence ATGGTTGATCTCAACTGGGCTCTCGCCCGCAAGCAGGAACTTCTGGCAGAACGGGCCCGGATCATTCAAGCGATCCGGGCCTTTTTCGTCGAAAGCGGCTTTCTCGAAGTCGAGACACCGCACCGGATCAGCGCCAACGCACCGGAGCCGCACATAGATGCGGTCGCTTGCGGAGAACAGTGGCTGCAGACCTCTCCGGAGCTGGCGATGAAACGCCTGCTCGCTGCCGGTTACGGCGATATTTTTCAAATCTGCCGGGTCTGGCGTGAGCATGAACGGGGCGCCCGACACCTGCCGGAATTTACGATGCTCGAGTGGTACCGGCCGCATGCCGATTATCTCAAGTTGATGGACGACTGCGAACAGCTGCTGCTGCGACTCGTCCCGGCGCAAAAAATCATTTGGCAGCAGCAGGAAATTGATCTGGCGCCGCCGTGGCCGCGCCTGACAGTCGATGAAGCATTCAAACGCTATGCGGCCTGTAGCGCGACAGAGGCTTTGCAAGAGAACCGTTTTGAAGAAATCCTGACTGCCGACGTCGAACCGGCCCTCGCCCCGCAACCACTCTTTCTGATCGACTACCCGGCACCATTGGCGGCACTGGCCCGGACCAAACCGGGCAACCCCCAAGTTGCCGAGCGCTGCGAACTCTACATCGGCGGACTGGAACTGGCAAACGGCTTCTCGGAGTTGACCGACCCTGGCGAGCAACGGTCCCGTTTTGAAAAGGATGAAGCGGAACGGCGCCGGACCGGGAAGACGCCAAACCCGTTGCCGGAAAAATTCCTTGAAGAACTATACAATATGCCACAATCAGCCGGCATCGCTCTCGGAATCGATCGCCTGGTGATGTTAATCACCGACAGCAGTGACATCAATGACGTCGTTGCCTTTCCTGATGAATCACTATGA
- the efp gene encoding elongation factor P gives MYSCSDLKKGLKILIDGEPHVVAQFDFTKPGKGQALYKCKLRNMLTGALFDRTYRSGESFEPASLTEQEMQYLYKDDSGYVFMDQKTYEQVSLSEEVLADDKYFLVDNMEVKVLMFGERGIGITLPNFVNMRITDTDPWVKGDTAAGNNKPATIESGYTLQVPGFVEEGTLIQIDTRTGEYVTRVKE, from the coding sequence ATGTACAGCTGTTCAGACCTCAAGAAGGGCCTGAAAATATTGATCGACGGCGAACCGCACGTCGTCGCCCAGTTCGACTTCACCAAGCCGGGCAAGGGCCAGGCTCTCTACAAGTGCAAGCTCCGCAACATGCTGACCGGCGCCCTGTTCGATCGGACCTACCGTTCCGGCGAATCGTTTGAGCCGGCTTCCCTGACCGAACAGGAGATGCAGTATCTCTACAAGGATGATTCCGGGTACGTGTTCATGGATCAGAAAACCTATGAGCAGGTCTCTCTTAGCGAAGAGGTTCTTGCTGACGACAAGTATTTCCTGGTCGACAACATGGAAGTCAAGGTCCTGATGTTCGGCGAACGCGGCATCGGCATCACCCTGCCGAATTTCGTCAATATGCGTATTACCGATACCGACCCCTGGGTTAAAGGCGACACCGCGGCCGGCAACAACAAGCCGGCAACCATTGAATCGGGCTATACCCTTCAGGTCCCGGGTTTTGTCGAGGAGGGAACGCTGATCCAGATTGATACGCGAACCGGGGAATATGTCACTCGGGTAAAGGAATAA
- a CDS encoding elongation factor P, which translates to MTSNDLKRGQVIDLDNAPCLVLEVTSQSPSARGGSTLIKTKYRNLLTGQVLDKAFKAGERVDPADFEKRKGQYLYADGEHGVFMDMESYEQFELGDDIYGPVKGFLLDGAEVIMGVFAGQVVSIEPPMTVELVVSETEPVIKKATAQAQSKEAILETGLVIQVPAYLETGEKVKIDTREGRFVSRA; encoded by the coding sequence ATGACATCAAATGATCTTAAACGGGGCCAGGTGATCGACCTCGACAACGCACCCTGTCTCGTCCTCGAAGTGACCAGCCAGTCGCCGTCGGCCCGGGGCGGCAGTACATTGATCAAGACAAAGTACCGCAATCTGTTGACCGGCCAGGTGCTCGATAAAGCTTTCAAAGCCGGTGAACGGGTTGACCCCGCTGATTTTGAAAAGCGTAAAGGCCAGTATCTTTACGCCGATGGTGAGCATGGCGTCTTCATGGACATGGAGAGCTATGAACAGTTCGAACTCGGTGACGATATATACGGTCCGGTTAAAGGTTTTTTGCTCGATGGTGCCGAAGTGATCATGGGGGTTTTTGCGGGTCAGGTTGTTTCGATCGAGCCGCCGATGACGGTCGAACTGGTTGTCTCGGAAACCGAACCGGTGATTAAGAAGGCGACCGCCCAGGCCCAGAGCAAGGAGGCGATCCTTGAGACCGGCCTCGTCATCCAGGTTCCGGCCTATCTCGAGACCGGCGAGAAAGTGAAGATTGATACCCGGGAAGGACGGTTTGTTTCGCGCGCCTAG
- a CDS encoding MFS transporter encodes MQDLNTSYLNKKEKDMSTQNSLMRGWVVALAGTGINLALGILYTWSIFKVAIADSVATGGAFSWEPSSINDPYATACLVFAVAMIVAGKVQDKFGPRVTCIAGGMMVGAGFIMISQSANYWVWILGFGILAGGGIGFGYSAATPPALKWFPPKMTGLVAGIVVSGFGLASVYIAPLAKYLLGTYGLQQSMMFFGFGFMAIVSLFALFVSNPPQGYVPNLVDTPLDKPAVKVENSEDLSPSQLLKTGSFYTLWLCFFIGAGAGLMVIGSAKGLAKASMGEMAFLVVVIMSVGNAAGRLVAGVVSDKIGRANTLTIMLVFQAALMFAAIPGLKGDANPIVVVLLVTFMVFNYGTNLSLFPSFVKDMWGMKHFGMNYGILFSAWGVGAFVLVRVAEVLKVRTGDFTMSFAVAGVMLLVGAMMASSLRPAKAIEPVPATDPVEEEDMVLQKAGIE; translated from the coding sequence ATGCAGGACTTGAATACTTCCTATCTGAATAAAAAGGAGAAAGACATGAGTACACAGAATTCATTGATGCGTGGCTGGGTTGTTGCCCTGGCTGGTACCGGGATCAACCTCGCTCTCGGGATTCTCTATACCTGGAGTATCTTCAAGGTGGCAATCGCCGATTCGGTTGCCACCGGCGGCGCCTTCAGTTGGGAGCCTTCTTCGATTAACGACCCCTATGCGACGGCCTGCCTGGTTTTTGCTGTGGCGATGATCGTTGCCGGCAAGGTTCAGGATAAGTTCGGTCCGCGCGTGACCTGTATCGCCGGCGGCATGATGGTCGGTGCCGGTTTTATTATGATTTCGCAGAGCGCCAATTACTGGGTCTGGATCCTCGGGTTCGGTATCCTCGCCGGTGGCGGTATCGGCTTCGGCTACTCGGCTGCAACTCCGCCGGCCCTCAAGTGGTTCCCGCCTAAAATGACCGGCCTGGTTGCCGGGATCGTTGTCTCCGGTTTCGGGCTCGCTTCGGTTTACATCGCTCCGCTCGCCAAATATCTGCTCGGGACTTACGGGCTGCAGCAGTCGATGATGTTTTTCGGCTTCGGTTTTATGGCGATCGTCAGCCTGTTTGCTCTGTTCGTCTCCAATCCGCCGCAGGGCTATGTGCCGAACCTGGTTGATACCCCGCTTGACAAGCCTGCTGTCAAGGTCGAGAATTCCGAAGACCTCAGCCCCTCGCAACTGTTGAAAACCGGCTCCTTTTATACTCTCTGGCTCTGCTTCTTTATCGGTGCCGGTGCCGGCCTGATGGTTATCGGTAGTGCCAAGGGCCTGGCCAAGGCGAGTATGGGTGAGATGGCTTTCCTCGTCGTTGTTATTATGTCGGTCGGTAATGCTGCCGGCCGCCTGGTCGCCGGGGTCGTCTCCGACAAAATCGGTCGCGCCAATACCCTGACGATCATGCTGGTATTCCAGGCCGCCCTGATGTTTGCCGCTATTCCGGGACTCAAGGGTGATGCCAACCCGATTGTTGTTGTGTTGCTGGTCACCTTCATGGTCTTTAACTACGGCACCAACCTTTCCCTGTTCCCGAGCTTTGTCAAGGATATGTGGGGCATGAAGCATTTCGGTATGAATTACGGAATCCTGTTCAGCGCCTGGGGCGTTGGTGCTTTCGTCCTGGTCCGTGTTGCCGAAGTGCTGAAAGTCCGGACCGGTGACTTCACCATGTCGTTTGCCGTTGCCGGCGTCATGCTGCTGGTCGGCGCGATGATGGCCAGTTCGCTGCGGCCGGCCAAGGCTATCGAACCGGTTCCGGCAACCGACCCGGTTGAAGAAGAGGATATGGTCCTCCAGAAAGCCGGCATCGAATAA
- a CDS encoding outer membrane protein assembly factor, translated as MRMIFFCIRLSILFLMLVVTCISQQKSVAAAEASLVLVVSGVEGELRENVEAALAIPRGLVRDGQINHLWLRRYVRQARQKVRDALKPFGYYRAEVDAHLEEGPGQHFLLRALVQPGPPTNLEDVSIELTGPGRDEKVLQQYVKESFPLVEGDVLRHDLYEKGKSQLADAAVDLGYIKAKFTTHIITVDPEIDRARLSLTLDTGPRYRFGRIVFPADSAYPERFLQRYLTFKSGDVFTYAALGRTHSRLIDSDLFQNVAIFPRIETADESRVPIEILLKPKARRTLRPGVGYGTDTGARFSLLYRDINAWQIGHRFDTDLIIAEVRQSIDFSYMFPHYRDIHSSTVIKGGFDREKTDSYISRILFTEAELVQSFGRGKRLSLYARLQRESYEVGLTDETSQLLIPGLRWSQRTYESPTRPLKGYHLGLEIRGTRKNYLSDTSLLQILGEANVLIPLPGRVSVFLRGKGATTRQEDEFEDIPASLRFFTGGDRSVRGFAYQSLGPVDNAGNVVGGKHLLIGGIELERAVAEKWGLAVFYDTGNAFNTLSDYELARAAGIGLHWYTLIGPIKIDVARQLSVTDPSYRLHLSVGFAW; from the coding sequence ATGCGAATGATTTTTTTTTGTATACGCTTGTCGATCCTGTTCTTAATGTTGGTCGTAACCTGTATCAGTCAACAGAAGTCAGTAGCGGCTGCCGAAGCAAGCCTGGTTCTTGTTGTTTCCGGGGTTGAAGGTGAGTTGCGTGAAAATGTCGAGGCTGCGCTGGCGATCCCGCGGGGGCTGGTCAGGGACGGTCAGATCAATCATCTCTGGTTGCGACGTTATGTTCGGCAGGCGCGGCAAAAAGTTCGGGATGCCTTGAAGCCTTTTGGATATTACCGGGCCGAAGTGGATGCCCATCTTGAAGAAGGACCGGGCCAACATTTTCTGCTGCGGGCCCTGGTTCAGCCGGGTCCACCGACGAACCTCGAAGATGTTTCTATCGAACTGACCGGACCAGGCCGTGACGAGAAAGTATTGCAGCAGTATGTGAAGGAATCGTTCCCCCTGGTTGAAGGTGATGTTCTGCGGCATGATCTTTACGAAAAGGGCAAAAGCCAGCTTGCGGACGCAGCGGTCGACCTCGGTTATATCAAGGCAAAATTTACGACCCACATTATTACAGTTGACCCGGAGATCGACCGGGCGAGATTGTCTCTGACACTCGATACTGGTCCGAGATACCGTTTCGGGCGGATTGTTTTCCCGGCTGATTCAGCTTATCCCGAACGGTTTCTGCAGCGTTACCTTACTTTCAAGTCGGGTGATGTGTTCACTTATGCCGCTCTGGGGCGGACCCATTCCCGATTGATTGACTCGGACCTTTTCCAGAATGTCGCCATCTTTCCGCGCATCGAAACAGCTGATGAATCACGGGTTCCGATCGAAATACTGCTCAAACCGAAAGCCCGCCGGACCTTGCGGCCAGGGGTCGGCTACGGCACCGATACCGGCGCCCGTTTTTCCCTGCTTTATCGCGATATCAACGCATGGCAAATCGGACACAGGTTTGATACCGATCTGATTATTGCCGAGGTACGGCAATCAATCGATTTTTCCTATATGTTCCCTCACTACCGGGACATCCATAGTTCTACCGTGATCAAGGGAGGCTTTGATCGGGAAAAAACCGATAGCTATATCAGCCGTATTCTATTTACTGAAGCGGAACTGGTCCAGAGTTTTGGCCGCGGCAAAAGGCTTTCGCTTTATGCTCGTTTGCAACGGGAGAGTTACGAAGTCGGGCTGACTGATGAAACATCGCAACTGTTGATTCCCGGACTCCGCTGGAGTCAAAGGACCTATGAATCGCCGACCCGACCGTTAAAAGGATATCATCTCGGCCTGGAAATTCGCGGAACCCGCAAAAATTACTTGTCCGATACAAGCCTGCTGCAGATTCTCGGCGAAGCCAATGTCCTGATTCCCTTGCCGGGACGGGTTTCCGTTTTTTTGCGCGGCAAAGGGGCAACGACACGGCAGGAGGACGAATTCGAGGATATTCCGGCTTCGCTCCGTTTCTTCACCGGCGGGGACCGGAGCGTTCGCGGGTTTGCCTATCAGAGCCTCGGCCCGGTCGATAACGCCGGAAACGTCGTCGGCGGCAAGCATTTGCTCATTGGAGGTATCGAGCTCGAACGTGCCGTTGCCGAGAAATGGGGATTGGCTGTTTTTTACGATACCGGCAACGCCTTCAATACTCTCTCCGATTATGAACTGGCCCGGGCAGCCGGAATCGGGCTGCATTGGTATACTCTGATCGGTCCGATCAAGATTGATGTTGCGCGCCAACTGAGCGTAACCGATCCATCTTACCGCCTTCATTTAAGTGTGGGGTTTGCATGGTGA
- a CDS encoding N-acetyltransferase gives MPISPIFLQKTTTTRLFTARKRSIPAMTESSTEIRIAVETDWPRIVEIYNQAIDDGYCTADMEHISIDSRRDWFELHTETEYPIHVIISNGEVAGWSSLSPFRHGRRALAKTIEISYYLDREQRGLGLGKELMTATINAARALDHQHLFAILLEMNSVSIGLLEKFGFTRWGHMPDVADFGSKRSGLLIYGRKI, from the coding sequence ATGCCAATCTCACCCATTTTCCTTCAGAAGACTACAACGACCCGATTGTTCACGGCCCGTAAACGATCCATTCCCGCTATGACCGAAAGTTCAACGGAGATCCGCATTGCTGTCGAAACCGATTGGCCCCGTATCGTCGAGATTTACAATCAGGCAATCGATGACGGCTACTGTACGGCCGACATGGAACATATCAGCATCGACAGCCGCCGCGACTGGTTCGAACTGCACACAGAAACCGAATATCCCATTCATGTGATTATCAGCAACGGAGAAGTCGCCGGCTGGAGCAGCCTGAGTCCGTTTCGTCACGGTCGCAGAGCGCTGGCCAAAACAATCGAAATCAGTTATTATCTCGACCGCGAGCAGCGCGGTCTCGGCCTCGGTAAAGAACTGATGACCGCTACCATCAATGCGGCCCGCGCCCTTGACCATCAGCATTTGTTCGCCATTCTGCTCGAGATGAATTCGGTCAGCATCGGGCTTCTGGAAAAATTCGGTTTTACGCGGTGGGGACATATGCCCGATGTCGCTGATTTCGGAAGCAAAAGATCGGGACTTTTGATTTACGGCCGCAAGATCTGA